ACGACATCCCCATCGCGATCTCGTACGAGATCATCTGCGCGCACGAGCGCAGCCCGCCGAGCAGCGGGTAGGTCGAGCCGGACGACCAGCCGGCCAGGACGATGCCGTAGATGCCGACCGAGGCCGTGGCCAGGATGTAGAGGATGCCGATCGGCAGGTCGGTGAGCTGCATCGGGGTGCGGACGCCGAAGATGGAGATCTCGTTGCCGGCCGGGCCGAAGGGGATCACCGCGATCGCCATGAAGGCCGGGATGGCCGCCACGATGGGCGCGAGGACGTAGACCACCTTGTCGGCCCGCTTGACGACCAGGTCCTCCTTCAGCATCAGCTTGATGCCGTCGGCGAGGGACTGCAGCATCCCCCAGGGGCCGTGCCGGTTGGGGCCGATGCGCAGCTGCATCCAGGCGACGACCTTGCGTTCCCAGACGATCGAGAACAGCACCGTCAGCATCAGGAACGCGAAGCAGAAGACCGCCTTGATGACGACCAGCCACCACGGGTCGCGGCCGAACATCGACAGGTCTTCCTGCGCCAGCGCACCACCGGTGGCGGCGAGTTGACCGAGCTGCATCATGCGTTCACCTCCTCGGCCGGCTCCGGGGTGCCCGGGACGGCGGAGATCTTCACCAGGTCACCGGGTTGCGCCCCGGTGTCGGCGGCGACGCCTCCGCCCGTCGAGTTGAGCGGCAGCCACACCACCCGGTCGGGCATCGGCGTGACGTGGAGCGGCAGGTGGACCGCGCCGGCCGGTCCGGTCACCGCCAGCAGGTCACCGTCCTTGACGCCGGTCTCCTGCGCGGTGATCTGCGACAGCCGGGCAACGGCGGCGTGCCGGGTGCCGGCCAGCGCCTCGTCGCCCTCCTGGAGCAGTCCCTGGTCCAGCAGGAGCCGGTGTCCGGCGAGGACCGCCTCGCCGGGCTCGGGGCGGGGCAGCGGGCGTCCGCTCTCCCGGGGCTCGTCCGCGCGGGGGCCGTCCCAGCCGCCGAGCCGGTCCAGTTCGCGGCGCGCCGCGCGGAGGTCGGGCAGCGCCAGATGGACGTCGAGGGCGTCGGCGAGCATGTGCAGCACCCGGGCATCCGACAGCAGATGCCGGCGGGTCATCTGGTCCGGTTTGAGGGCGGCCTCGAACAGCCGCGCCCGGCCTTCCCAGTTGAGGAAGGTGCCGGCCTTCTCGACCACGGCCGCCACCGGGAGGACCACATCCGCCCGGTCGGTGACCTGCGAGGGCCGCAGCTCCAGGCTGACCAGGAAGCCGACCTCGTCCAGGGCGGTCAGCGCACAGGCCGGGTCCGGCAGGTCGGCGACCTCGACGCCCGCCACCAGCAGGGCGCCGAGCTCGCCGGTCGCCGCGGCCTCGATGATCTGGCCGGTGTCCCGGCCGTGCCGGTGCGGCAGCGCGGCCACGCCCCAGACGGCCGCGACCTCGTCACGGGCCCGCGGGTCGGTGGCCGGCCGGCCACCGGGCAGCAGACCGGGCAGGGCGCCGGCCTCGACGGCGCCGCGTTCGCCCGCCCGCCGGGGGATCCACACCAGCTGGGCGCCGGTGGCCAGGGCGGCGCGGACGGCGGAGGTCAGGGCGCCGGGGACGCCCGCCAGCCGTTCGCCGACGATGATCACCGCGCCGTCGGCCCGCAGCGCCTCGGCCGCCGCCTGCCCCGCGCCGTCCAGACCGACGCCGCCCGCGAGCGCGTCCAGCCATTCGGTCTCGGTGCCGGGCGCGGCCGGCAGCAGCGTGCCGCCCGCCTTGATCAGCCCGCGGGAGGCGTAACCGGCCAGCCCGAAGGTGCGCTGGCCGCTCCTTCGGTGCGCCTTGCGCAGCCGCAGGAAGACGCCGGGCGCCTCCTCCTCGGCCTCGATACCGGCCAGCAGGACGGCCGGCGCCTGCTCCAGGGCGGTGTACGTGACGCCGCCACCGTCCAGGTCCCGGCCACGCCCGGCGACCCGGGACGCCAGGAACTCGGCCTCCTCCGCGCTGTGCACCCGCGCCCGGAAGTCGATGTCGTTGGTGTCCAGCGCGATCCGGGCGAACTTGGCGTAGGCGTAGGCGTCCTCCACCGTCAGCCGGCCGCCGGTCAGCACGCCGGTGCGGCCCTTGGCGGCGGACAGCCCGCGGGCCGCCGCCTCCAGGGCCTCGGGCCAGCTCACCGGCTCCAGCTCACCGGACTCCGGGTTGCGTACGAGGGGCTGCTCCAGCCGGTCGCGCTGCTGCGCGTAGCGGAAGGCGAACCGCCCCTTGTCGCAGATCCACTCCTCGTTGACCTCGGGATCGTTCGCCGCCAGCCGCCGCATGACCTTGCCGCGCCGGTGGTCCGTACGCGTCGCGCAGCCGCCCGCGCAGTGCTCGCACACCGACGGCGAGGAGACCAGGTCGAACGGGCGGGAGCGGAAGCGGTACGCGGCGGAGGTGAGCGCGCCGACCGGGCAGATCTGGATGGTGTTGCCGGAGAAGTACGACTGGAAGGGGTCGCCCTCCCCGGTGCCGACCTGCTGGAGGGCGCCGCGCTCGACCAGCTCGATCATCGGGTCGCCGGCGATCTGGTTGCTGAAGCGGGTGCAGCGCGCGCACAGCACGCACCGCTCGCGGTCCAGCAGCACCTGGGTGGAGATCGGCACCGGCTTGGCGAAGGTGCGCTTCTTGCCCTCGAAGCGCGACTCCGGGTCACCGACCTGCATCGCCTGGTTCTGCAGCGGGCATTCGCCGCCCTTGTCGCAGACCGGGCAGTCCAGCGGGTGGTTGATCAGCAGCAGCTCCATCACGCCGCGCTGGGCCTTCTCGGCCACCGGCGAGGTGAGCTGTGACTTGACGACCATGCCGTCGGTGCAGGTGATGGTGCAGGAGGCCATCGGCTTGCGCTGGCCCTCGACCTCGACGATGCACTGCCGGCAGGCGCCCGCCGGGTCCAGCAGCGGGTGGTCGCAGAACCGCGGGATCTCGATGCCGAGGAGTTCGGCGGCGCGGATGACCAGCGTCCCCTTGGGGACGGAGATCTCGATGCCGTCGATCGTCAGGGTGACGAGGTCTTCCGGCGGGATCGCCGCCTCGCCGCCTCCCGAGGGAGCACTTGTGGTGACGGTCATGCGTTCACCCCCAGGTGAGCGTCGTTGTCGGCCCACAGGGTCGACTTGGCCGGGTCGAAGGGGCAGCCCTTGCCGGTGATGTGCTGCTCGTACTCCTCGCGGAAGTACTGCAGCGAGGAGAAGATCGGCGAGGCGGCGCCGTCGCCGAGGGCGCAGAAGGACTTGCCGTTGATGTTGTCGGCGATGTCGGCGATCTTGTCGAGGTCGTCCGTCCGGCCCTTGCCGGCCTCGATGTCGCGCAGCAACTGCACCAGCCAGTAGGTCCCTTCGCGGCAGGGCGTGCACTTGCCGCAGGACTCGTGTGCGTAGAACTCGGTCCAGCGGGTGACCGCCCGCACCACACAGGTGGTCTCGTCGAAGCACTGCAGCGCCTTGGTGCCGAGCATCGAGCCGGCCGCGCCGACGCCCTCGTAGTCCAGGGGGACATCGAGGTGTTGATCGGTGAACATCGGCGTCGAGGAGCCGCCCGGCGTCCAGAACTTCAGCCGGTGGCCGCGGCGCATGCCGCCGCTCATGTCCAGCAGCTGGCGCAGGGTGACGCCCAACGGGGCCTCGTACTGGCCAGGGCGCGCGACATGGCCGCTGAGCGAGTAGAGCGTGAAACCGGGGGACTTCTCGCTGCCCATGGACCGGAACCAGTCCTTGCCCCGGTTCATGATCGCGGGAACCGAGGCGATGGACTCGACGTTGTTCACCACGGTGGGGCAGGCGTACAGGCCCGCCACCGCGGGGAAGGGGGGACGCAGCCGGGGCTGTCCGCGACGGCCCTCCAGCGAGTCCAGCAGCGCGGTCTCCTCACCGCAGATGTAGGCGCCGGCGCCCGCGTGCACGATCACGTCCAGGTCGAGGCCCGAGCCGAGGATGTTCCTGCCGAGGAAGCCCGCCGCATAGGCCTCGCGCACCGCTTCGTGCAGCCGCCGCAGGACGGGCACGACCTCGCCGCGCAGGTAGATGAAGGCATGGTTCGAGCGGATCGCATGGCAGGCGATCACGATCCCCTCGATGAGGGAGTGCGGGTTCGCGAAGAGGAGCGGGATGTCCTTGCAGGTCCCGGGCTCCGACTCGTCGGCGTTGACGACGAGGTAGTGCGGTTTGCCGTCGCCCTGCGGGATGAACTGCCACTTCATCCCGGTCGGGAAGCCGGCGCCGCCGCGGCCGCGCAGTCCGGAGTCCTTGATGTACGCGATGACGTCATCCGGGGGCATCGCGAGCGCCTTGCGCAGGCCTTCGTAGCCCTCGTGCCGGCGGTAGGTCTCCAGCGTCCAGGGCTGGGGCTGGTCCCAGAAGGCGGACAGGACGGGCG
This portion of the Streptomyces sp. 2114.4 genome encodes:
- a CDS encoding NADH-quinone oxidoreductase subunit G, with amino-acid sequence MTVTTSAPSGGGEAAIPPEDLVTLTIDGIEISVPKGTLVIRAAELLGIEIPRFCDHPLLDPAGACRQCIVEVEGQRKPMASCTITCTDGMVVKSQLTSPVAEKAQRGVMELLLINHPLDCPVCDKGGECPLQNQAMQVGDPESRFEGKKRTFAKPVPISTQVLLDRERCVLCARCTRFSNQIAGDPMIELVERGALQQVGTGEGDPFQSYFSGNTIQICPVGALTSAAYRFRSRPFDLVSSPSVCEHCAGGCATRTDHRRGKVMRRLAANDPEVNEEWICDKGRFAFRYAQQRDRLEQPLVRNPESGELEPVSWPEALEAAARGLSAAKGRTGVLTGGRLTVEDAYAYAKFARIALDTNDIDFRARVHSAEEAEFLASRVAGRGRDLDGGGVTYTALEQAPAVLLAGIEAEEEAPGVFLRLRKAHRRSGQRTFGLAGYASRGLIKAGGTLLPAAPGTETEWLDALAGGVGLDGAGQAAAEALRADGAVIIVGERLAGVPGALTSAVRAALATGAQLVWIPRRAGERGAVEAGALPGLLPGGRPATDPRARDEVAAVWGVAALPHRHGRDTGQIIEAAATGELGALLVAGVEVADLPDPACALTALDEVGFLVSLELRPSQVTDRADVVLPVAAVVEKAGTFLNWEGRARLFEAALKPDQMTRRHLLSDARVLHMLADALDVHLALPDLRAARRELDRLGGWDGPRADEPRESGRPLPRPEPGEAVLAGHRLLLDQGLLQEGDEALAGTRHAAVARLSQITAQETGVKDGDLLAVTGPAGAVHLPLHVTPMPDRVVWLPLNSTGGGVAADTGAQPGDLVKISAVPGTPEPAEEVNA
- the nuoF gene encoding NADH-quinone oxidoreductase subunit NuoF is translated as MTVAAAHGGASRPEAGGETNPEKLLTPVLSAFWDQPQPWTLETYRRHEGYEGLRKALAMPPDDVIAYIKDSGLRGRGGAGFPTGMKWQFIPQGDGKPHYLVVNADESEPGTCKDIPLLFANPHSLIEGIVIACHAIRSNHAFIYLRGEVVPVLRRLHEAVREAYAAGFLGRNILGSGLDLDVIVHAGAGAYICGEETALLDSLEGRRGQPRLRPPFPAVAGLYACPTVVNNVESIASVPAIMNRGKDWFRSMGSEKSPGFTLYSLSGHVARPGQYEAPLGVTLRQLLDMSGGMRRGHRLKFWTPGGSSTPMFTDQHLDVPLDYEGVGAAGSMLGTKALQCFDETTCVVRAVTRWTEFYAHESCGKCTPCREGTYWLVQLLRDIEAGKGRTDDLDKIADIADNINGKSFCALGDGAASPIFSSLQYFREEYEQHITGKGCPFDPAKSTLWADNDAHLGVNA